In Lodderomyces elongisporus chromosome 2, complete sequence, the following proteins share a genomic window:
- the HFM1 gene encoding ATP-dependent DNA helicase MER3: MSFLNSLTAFLDSEDSINEVKDYPDYENIGNSSKSNQTKSKRKISTSNGTFFLNTGNTLQDQQLQYCEGINHLPAPSARSIAAPIASTASVTPVSKVRQPLLDKTNLSSFRYNEDSIDKQKPLWRKPKQFSNTRQVFNKSKVKPYSEEIDKSGDQALVKRVDSDKSDYNKRLEDVIYTISSSPSRELTLDNAHAKAHSNTPIYLHPHTQSPKNKFTFTSTREAANDFNYSFTKDSSPSCVPNRLDTSILPSRERQVFPFVKFNAMQSKCFQCVYGTSFNCVLSSPTGSGKTVIFELAILREMISLHDQGCTNGDDAKALYLAPTKALCSERQADWSKKFAPLGLTVGMLTGDTSYKETDHVRKSKIIISTPEKWDIITRKWRDYKKLFGLVKLLLVDEVHILKETRGSTLEVVITRMKRICEGMRILAISATVANAYDISKWIGLGGNDDSTACGEFDQLTRLANTAVTFNFGEEYRAVKLEQFVCGFKPQSENDFSFDVLLNSKLNEIINKYSRNKPVLIFCPTRNSCQQTAKYLKENLNIKLSYSNELKLKDRDLQACVNKFGIGYHHAGLALADRNQVETSFLNGRIKILCCTSTLAVGINFPAYLVIIKGTRCWSENRFKEYQETDILQMIGRAGRPQFENKGVAVVMTNAKLKQKYEKVINGTEKVESSLHLSFPENLVSEIAIGNVRSLKDALNWIKTTYFYVRFLANPNYYHTIPQPSMSAEENLLAFCRTNAQSLVCEKLITDEYKCTPYGFSMTMHYISFETMKSLIKARSQLSISELLDLVSQSKEFADIKLKHQEKRLYREINNSPILRYQSNSTNMTHHDKVKLLIQFELGGLDFPNYNGAMKLHASFLGDKFFVFKHILRIMTATLDVFVERKDAVSLRSSSYLSRCLHGKCWEGSPNELRQLEGVGSVAVKKFVNHNILSLKDAKCLSSSQIEYFLSLKTGAGNRIKKSIMLIPSIYLQVELLKSCLAPSRTAIDCTFLITFEVHSMSSSWRNQMMYAQIISEIGGTLLDFRRIPVQKLMGPRKFELSSRIEKLSHAFNCQVSIDSVASAQVSQSLKIEPPMDILKGFIEVIDDFEFSPSSSLSPSSSPSPSQLVVEEVNENESGSKDRIGYTMGLNKSVASNDLKLDKDCRNRDDFSEKQANARKDGYYGSTLRVLRSNGNYECNHSCKNKLRCRHICCKEGIPPNCFKHKKTEIVPMKQAPSTNSCEMFETAYKEHIKKEDGLCRNSDDLYSNLKSNRAANNLSGVLKTNDMMHPIFSGKKENEPLILGSSFFLSSSPNEALVDAPNEATSSKQTQTNVVRKKSETKKRSIFDLSSTPDLEPTSPAFQKTIFSPQKRARHFSFEVGDDHSESHKSTIIRNITSFNDNGGDKNKEDSQYKSFIGSSVKNDKIEKIEKIDKIDKIESSQRSKSLSFADFETVEGVTSK, translated from the exons ATGTCATTTTTGAATAGTTTAACAGCATTTCTCGACTCCGAAGATAGTATTAACGAAG TTAAAGATTACCCCGATTATGAGAATATAGGGAATAGTAGTAAATCCAATCAGACTAaatcaaaaaggaaaatctCAACGTCTAATGGTACCTTCTTTCTCAACACTGGCAATACATTGCAGGACCAGCAATTGCAATATTGCGAGGGAATTAACCATTTACCAGCTCCGTCTGCACGTTCAATTGCGGCTCCAATAGCCTCGACGGCTCTGGTGACCCCGGTATCAAAAGTGAGGCAGCCTCTTTTGGACAAGACAAATTTGAGTTCATTCCGATACAACGAAGATTCAATCGACAAGCAAAAACCTCTTTGGCGAAAACCGAAACAATTTTCAAACACTAGACAAGTTTTTAATAAGAGCAAGGTCAAACCGTATAGCGAAGAAATAGATAAACTGGGAGACCAAGCACTTGTCAAAAGAGTAGACTCTGATAAACTGGACTATAATAAGCGTCTCGAGGATGTCATTTATACCATCCTGAGTTCACCATCGAGGGAATTGACTCTTGACAACGCTCATGCAAAAGCACATTCAAATACTCCAATCTATTTACATCCACATACCCAAAGTcctaaaaacaaatttaccTTTACATCCACTCGCGAAGCGGCTAATGATTTTAATTATCTGTTTACCAAAGATTCAAGCCCTTCTTGTGTGCCAAATAGATTAGACACTAGTATTTTACCTTCTCGTGAGCGCCAGGTTTTCCCATTTGTGAAATTTAACGCCATGCAATCAAAATGTTTTCAATGCGTTTATGGTACTTCTTTCAATTGCGTTTTGAGCTCCCCTACTGGTTCAGGTAAAACTGTAATTTTTGAGCTTGCCATATTACGAGAAATGATTAGTTTACACGATCAAGGGTGTActaatggtgatgatgCCAAAGCTTTATACCTCGCTCCTACTAAGGCACTTTGTAGCGAACGACAAGCTGACTGGTCCAAAAAGTTTGCTCCTTTAGGATTAACTGTAGGGATGTTGACTGGGGACACGTCTTATAAAGAAACTGATCACGTTCGCAAATCCAAAATTATTATATCAACTCCGGAAAAATGGGATATAATTACGAGGAAATGGAGAGATTATAAGAAGCTATTTGGGTTAGTGAAGTTGCTTTTGGTAGATGAAGTACACATCctaaaagaaacaagggGTTCTACATTAGAAGTGGTAATCACGCGCATGAAACGAATTTGTGAGGGCATGAGAATCTTGGCAATCTCAGCGACTGTTGCAAATGCCTACGATATTTCCAAATGGATTGGACTAGGCGGAAATGATGATTCAACCGCGTGTGGTGAGTTCGATCAATTGACTCGACTAGCTAACACGGCTGTGACGTTTAATTTTGGAGAAGAATATCGTGCAGTCAAATTGGAGCAGTTTGTGTGTGGATTCAAACCTCAAAGCGAAAATGATTTTTCGTTTGATGTTCTCCTTAACTCCAAGCTCAATGAAATAATCAATAAATATTCAAGGAATAAGCCAGTGCTCATATTCTGCCCTACAAGAAACAGTTGTCAACAAACTGCCAAGtacttgaaagaaaatCTTAATATCAAACTTTCATATAGTAACGAACTAAAACTCAAAGACCGTGATCTTCAGGCCTGTGTTAATAAATTTGGGATAGGCTATCATCATGCAGGACTTGCACTAGCTGATCGCAACCAAGTTGAAACGTCGTTTCTCAATGGCAGAATCAAAATCTTGTGCTGTACATCTACTCTTGCAGTAGGAATCAATTTTCCTGCATACTTGGTTATAATCAAGGGCACTAGATGTTGGTCGGAAAATAGATTTAAAGAGTATCAAGAAACAGATATTTTACAAATGATTGGTAGAGCAGGTAGACCTCAATTTGAGAACAAAGGTGTTGCTGTCGTTATGACAAATGCCAAGTTGAAGCAAAAATATGAGAAGGTGATCAATGGAACGGAAAAAGTTGAGAGCAGTTTGCACCTATCATTTCCTGAAAATTTAGTGTCAGAGATTGCAATTGGAAATGTACGCAGTTTAAAAGACGCTTTAAACTGGATAAAGACTACTTATTTCTATGTCAGATTCTTAGCAAACCCAAACTACTATCACACCATTCCTCAACCAAGTATGAGTGCAGAGGAGAATTTGCTAGCATTCTGCAGAACAAACGCCCAATCTTTGGTTTGTGAAAAATTAATCACAGATGAATACAAATGCACACCTTATGGATTTTCAATGACCATGCACTACATCAGTTTTGAAACCATGAAACTGTTAATAAAGGCTCGCAGTCAGTTATCTATTTCAGAACTATTAGACTTAGTATCTCAATCGAAAGAGTTTGCAGATATCAAATTGAAGcatcaagaaaaaagattgtACAGGGAAATCAACAATTCACCTATACTTCGTTATCaatcaaattcaacaaatatGACCCACCATGACAAGGTTAAGCTTCTTATTCAGTTTGAACTAGGGGGTTTAGATTTCCCCAACTACAATGGTGCGATGAAACTACATGCAAGTTTTTTGGGCGATaaattctttgttttcaaacaTATTTTGCGCATCATGACTGCGACTTTGGATGTGTTTGTTGAAAGGAAAGACGCTGTTTCTTTGCGGAGTCTGAGTTATTTGCTGCGTTGTCTTCACGGTAAATGTTGGGAGGGTTCGCCTAACGAGCTTCGACAGCTTGAAGGTGTTGGTTCTGTTGCGGTGAAGAAATTTGTCAATCACAATATTTTAAGTTTGAAAGATGCAAAATGTTTGAGCAGCTCGCAAATTGAATATTTTTTGAGCCTCAAAACTGGAGCTGGAAACAGGATCAAGAAATCGATCATGTTGATTCCGTCCATTTATTTGCAGGTCGAATTATTAAAACTGTGCCTTGCACCGTCACGTACGGCGATTGATTGCACGTTCTTAATTACATTTGAAGTGCACTCAATGTCAAGTAGCTGGCGAAATCAGATGATGTATGCACAGATTATAAGCGAGATTGGAGGTACACTATTGGATTTCCGAAGGATTCCAGTTCAAAAATTAATGGGGCCCCGAAAGTTTGAGCTTAGCCTGCGAATTGAAAAGTTGTCTCATGCATTCAATTGTCAGGTTTCTATAGACTCTGTTGCCAGTGCTCAAGTTAGTCAATCTCTCAAAATTGAGCCACCCATGGACATCTTAAAAGGATTCATTGAAGTTATTGACGATTTTGAGTTTAGCccactgctgctgcttctgccgctgctgctgccgctGCCACTGCAGTTGGTGGTAGAAGAAGTAAATGAAAACGAAAGTGGTAGTAAAGACAGAATAGGATATACAATGGGTTTGAATAAATCTGTAGCGTCGAATGATTTGAAATTGGATAAAGATTGCCGAAATAGAGATGACTTTAGTGAAAAACAAGCAAATGCAAGGAAAGACGGCTACTATGGATCAACCTTGAGAGTATTGAGGTCGAATGGGAACTATGAGTGTAATCATAGTTGTAAGAACAAATTAAGGTGTCGACATATATGTTGTAAAGAAGGTATTCCACCCAATTGCTTCAAACATAAGAAAACGGAAATTGTTCCCATGAAACAGGCACCTAGTACTAATAGTTGCGAAATGTTTGAAACTGCTTACAAAGAACAcataaaaaaggaagatggGTTATGTCGAAATTCTGATGATCTTTATCTGAATTTAAAATCCAACCGGGCCGCGAATAATCTTCTGGGTGTACTTAAAACCAATGACATGATGCATCCCATATTTTCtggaaagaaggagaatgAGCCACTTATACTCGGATCTAGTTTTTTCTTGAGTAGCTCTCCCAATGAAGCATTAGTTGATGCTCCAAATGAAGCAACGAGTAGTAAACAAACGCAAACAAATGTTGTTCGCAAAAAatctgaaacaaaaaagagatcTATATTTGATTTAAGTTCCACTCCAGACTTGGAACCAACATCTCCAGCCTTTCAAAAGACTATTTTTAGCCCGCAAAAGAGGGCGCGACATTTCCTGTTTGAAGTCGGAGATGACCACTCAGAATCTCACAAGAGTACGATAATTAGAAATATAACATCATTTAATGATAATGGTGGAGacaagaataaagaagattCTCAATACAAATCTTTCATTGGGAGCTCCGTCAAAAAcgacaaaattgaaaaaattgaaaaaattgacaaaatTGACAAAATTGAATCTAGTCAGAGATCAAAGAGTTTGCTGTTTGCGGACTTTGAAACAGTTGAAGGCGTGACGAGTaaataa
- the ATP4 gene encoding atp4 subunit B of the stator stalk of mitochondrial F1F0 ATP synthase (BUSCO:EOG09264PE5): protein MSMINRIALRAARPSVGMAIRPAPIGLRFLSTPVEPKQKAQSIVDALPGNNFITKTGVLATSAAAAVYGLSNGLIIIHDETILVATFSIFTALCVKFIAPLYTEWADGEIKKVNDLLNGARNKHIEAVEGRINSVGEMKDVVEQTKGLFALSKETAKLEADAFVLKQKLEVASEAKNVLDSWVRFENQQRQLEQEQLAKSVIEKVNKEIEDPKFQDKYLQEALKEIEKVFAKNK from the exons ATGTCAATGATCAACAGAATTGCTTTGAGAGCAGCTCGCCCTTCAGTGGGTATGGCCATTCGCCCAGCACC AATCGGATTGAGATTCCTCTCTACCCCAGTggaaccaaaacaaaaggctCAATCAATTGTTGATGCTTTACCAGGTAACAACTTCATTACAAAAACCGGTGTCTTGGCCActtcagcagcagcagccgTCTACGGGTTGTCCAACGGATTGATCATCATTCACGATGAAACTATTTTGGTCGCCACATTCTCCATTTTCACAGCATTGTGTGTTAAATTCATTGCTCCTTTGTACACCGAGTGGGCAGATGGTGAGATTAAAAAGGTCAACGATCTTTTGAACGGTGCAAGAAACAAGCACATCGAAGCTGTTGAAGGAAGAATCAACTCAGTAGGGGAAATGAAAGACGTTGTTGAGCAAACAAAGGGATTGTTTGCATTGTCCAAGGAGACTGCTAAGCTCGAAGCAGATGCTTTTGtcttgaaacaaaaattggaaGTTGCCTCTGAAGCCAAGAATGTTTTGGACTCATGGGTCAGATTCGAGAACCAACAAAGACAACTCGAGCAAGAACAATTGGCCAAGTCCGTTATCGAGAAAGTTAACAAGGAAATTGAAGACCCTAAATTCCAAGACAAGTACTTGCAAGAAGCTTTGAAAGAAATCGAAAAAGTTTTTGCcaaaaacaagtaa
- the MSI1 gene encoding Chromatin assembly complex, subunit 3 has product MDEIETKSEIKPPVTDSKAENLLTAEIASDSAPVGETELGTGAPVEESLIDESTEKKYRIWKKNAPFLYDYLSTNSLLWPSLTIQFFPDITHKSSVINYEQNENPNDEKNDETSESDVILQRLLHGTFTMGQSPVDSISILQVPTYTNLNKKIVINKLDYNQEKEEFELNLSQSSSSNMKPKVLQKINQYGDVNKLKYMPQKPNVIASANNYGDLIIFERTRHKSFQKSIVDDTQVNKVQIRLVNDQVPTEQKVEIYAMDWNKNMEGLLVSANMNGIINLHDVTKYNKSSNSLKQERYWQHGSGVNDIEWVPTHDSLFGVTDEAGNLSIYDTRESSQKPKIQASFGTSLNSISINPNFPSIIAVGDSKGVIHIRNLQNLNEPLYELKDVHQGAITQLKWHPKFAQVLASSSTDSSVKIHDLSILENGKGLDTSVESNVDTNHKRSATIFQHLGHMLGVNDFDWSFADDWMIASVADDNSLHIWKPPLQVVESVNP; this is encoded by the coding sequence ATGGACGAAATTGAAACCAAAAGTGAAATTAAACCACCAGTGACGGATTCGAAAGCGGAAAACTTGTTAACTGCTGAAATTGCTTCTGACTCTGCTCCCGTTGGTGAAACTGAATTAGGTACAGGTGCACCTGTCGAAGAGTCGCTTATTGACGAACTGACAGAGAAGAAATATCGAATATGGAAGAAGAATGCGCCATTTCTTTATGATTACTTGTCAACAAATTCCCTTCTTTGGCCATCCCTCACGATTCAATTCTTCCCTGATATCACTCATAAATCGTCGGTAATTAATTATGAACAAAATGAGAACCCAAATgacgaaaaaaatgatgaaaCTTCAGAGTCTGATGTGATCTTACAACGTCTATTACATGGAACATTCACTATGGGCCAATCTCCAGTAGATTCCATTTCAATCCTTCAAGTTCCTACATACACCAACCTCAATAAGAAAATTGTCATTAACAAACTTGATTACAATCAAGAGAAGGAGGAGTTTGAGCTCAACTTAAGTCAGTCCTCTTCATCAAATATGAAACCCAAAGTCttgcaaaaaattaacCAGTACGGAGACGTCAACAAACTCAAGTACATGCCACAAAAACCAAACGTCATTGCGAGTGCCAACAATTATGGTGACTTGATCATATTTGAACGTACGCGACACAaaagttttcaaaaactgattgttgatgatacCCAGGTAAATAAGGTGCAAATACGATTGGTTAATGATCAAGTACCGACTGAGCAAAAAGTAGAGATTTACGCAATGGACTGGAACAAGAACATGGAAGGTTTACTTGTGTCGGCAAATATGAATGGAATCATTAACTTGCATGATGTCACCAAATATAATAAGCTGAGCAACTCTCTTAAACAGGAACGATATTGGCAGCACGGTAGTGGTGTCAATGATATTGAGTGGGTCCCCACGCATGATTCATTATTTGGAGTTACCGATGAAGCGGGAAATTTGAGTATTTACGATACAAGAGAACTGCTgcagaaaccaaaaatacAGGCCTCGTTTGGTACTAGTCTTaattctatttctattaaTCCAAATTTTCCATCGATAATAGCTGTTGGTGATTCAAAGGGGGTGATTCATATAAGAAATCTTCAAAATTTGAACGAACCATTGTATGAGTTAAAAGATGTGCATCAAGGTGCAATAACACAGTTGAAATGGCACCCGAAATTTGCCCAAGTgcttgcttcttcttctactgaTAGCCTGGTGAAGATCCACGATTTGTCAATTTtagaaaatggaaaaggtTTAGATACAAGTGTTGAACTGAATGTTGATACCAACCACAAAAGGTCAGCAACAATATTTCAGCATTTGGGTCACATGCTTGGTGtgaatgattttgattggTCATTTGCAGATGATTGGATGATTGCTAGTGTGGCTGATGATAACTCTCTACATATTTGGAAGCCACCTTTGCAAGTAGTTGAATCTGTAAATCCTTAA
- the EFM4 gene encoding Protein-lysine N-methyltransferase efm4, whose amino-acid sequence MADQIQLNSSKLGTQEYWNEFYKKEQQNFKDNEEDTGECWFDDSDAEAKMIEFIIKHINEESLPDASLSPKSELSFLDIGTGNGHLLFQLHEDLQEELEQPEKQSFKFHGIDYSPDSITFAKDIAATKYKENRNFAFDQVDLLSPTESFLESQKFDILLDKGTLDAIALNQDPLVEFNNKRGMCVYAQQVVKMMKTDSVLLITSCNFTEQELVTLVTQDTDLKVWDKIKYPNFSFGGVDGSTVVSIAFTKTKTKTETD is encoded by the exons ATGGCCGACCAAATTCAACTCAACTCATCTAAACTAGGTACCCAAGAATA TTGGAATGAgttttacaaaaaagaacaacagaATTTCAAAGATAACGAAGAAGACACTGGTGAGTGTTGGTTTGACGATTCGGATGCAGAGGCAAAGATGATTGAATTCATTATCAAACATATCAACGAAGAGAGCCTACCTGATGCTTCTTTGAGTCCCAAATCAGAACTTTCGTTTCTCGATATTGGCACCGGTAATGGACATTTACTTTTCCAACTACACGAAGACCTTCAGGAAGAGCTTGAACAGCCAGAGAAACAGCTGTTTAAATTTCACGGGATTGATTATTCACCCGATTCAATTACCTTTGCCAAAGATATAGCAGCAACAAAGTATAAGGAGAATCGAAATTTCGCTTTTGATCAAGTTGATTTGCTTTCTCCAACGGAACTGTTTCTAGAATCGCAAAAATTTGACATTCTTTTGGATAAGGGAACACTAGACGCCATTGCATTAAATCAGGATCCACTTGTCGagttcaacaacaaaagaggAATGTGCGTATATGCTCAGCAAGTTGtgaaaatgatgaaaacCGATTCTGTGCTTCTTATTACTTCATGCAATTTTACGGAACAAGAATTGGTCACTTTAGTTACGCAGGATACAGACTTAAAAGTTTGGGACAAGATCAAGTATCCAAATTTCTCATTTGGAGGGGTTGATGGATCCACAGTGGTCAGTATAGCatttacaaaaacaaaaacaaaaacagaaacagattAG